The following are encoded together in the Elusimicrobiota bacterium genome:
- a CDS encoding N-acetylmuramoyl-L-alanine amidase: MWLKNNGKFWSCFFILVFLSFSFVYSAIKQVTVIKERNVVANIPLFMIQGMGYLSCEDIARVYNAKINWYPVSKKIILTLNNKEISFKIDSKKVVVNNQERLMNKPARLQNKKLLIPLEFILTRVFTDVANSYTEWDYYRSILRITPIPDIFPTRYYSYKDKTRLVIQMVNKKEVRFDDISKEKKLTLKIYRSRLNPEKNSVVINDGVVNSIDATNLDRDAFFVVNLGNYSGKIETFTLYKPYRFVIDIERVGSMVIKLPGMISEFAQSSTSFAETNIPSAIIPPPSETKEAHKPRVIIPTTKEKIAKWRKRGTTVRKLNRIVVDAGHGGEDAGAIGPKGTKEKDINLSVALKLAKVLEDDGYAVYLTRHDDTFIPLADRAKFANKVLADLFVSIHCNASISEETRGFEIYFLSENATDRAAEAVANMENSVVVLEKGLSKDNKKDIEKLLLSMAVNEFMNESSAVCGFINQQVCKNFSNIESRGVKQANFFVLRGATMPAVLVELAFLSHSKEEKLLKQKKFQKRIVEAIYNGIKKYEKQITK, encoded by the coding sequence ATGTGGTTAAAAAATAATGGAAAATTTTGGAGTTGTTTTTTTATTCTTGTTTTTTTGTCGTTTTCTTTTGTTTATTCGGCAATTAAACAGGTTACAGTAATAAAAGAAAGAAATGTTGTCGCTAATATCCCGCTTTTTATGATTCAAGGTATGGGCTATTTATCCTGTGAAGATATTGCCAGAGTTTATAATGCAAAAATTAACTGGTATCCGGTATCAAAAAAAATTATTCTTACCTTGAATAATAAAGAAATAAGTTTTAAGATTGATTCAAAAAAGGTTGTAGTAAATAATCAGGAACGCCTGATGAACAAACCGGCAAGATTACAAAACAAAAAACTTCTGATACCGCTGGAGTTTATACTCACACGAGTTTTTACAGATGTTGCAAATTCTTATACTGAGTGGGATTATTATCGTTCTATTTTAAGAATCACACCGATACCCGATATTTTTCCAACAAGATATTATTCTTACAAAGATAAAACCCGACTGGTTATTCAGATGGTTAATAAAAAAGAGGTGCGATTTGATGATATTTCTAAAGAAAAAAAATTAACACTAAAAATTTACAGAAGCAGATTAAATCCTGAAAAGAATTCAGTAGTGATAAACGATGGTGTAGTCAATAGTATTGATGCAACCAATTTAGACCGAGATGCATTCTTTGTTGTGAACCTCGGTAATTATTCAGGCAAAATTGAAACATTCACACTTTACAAACCATACCGGTTCGTGATTGATATAGAGCGTGTTGGTAGCATGGTAATAAAACTGCCAGGAATGATTTCAGAATTTGCACAGTCATCAACCAGTTTTGCAGAGACAAATATACCGTCTGCAATTATCCCGCCACCGTCTGAAACAAAAGAAGCACATAAACCGAGAGTAATAATTCCTACCACCAAAGAAAAAATAGCAAAGTGGCGGAAGCGTGGTACGACAGTTCGGAAACTCAACAGAATAGTTGTAGATGCTGGACATGGTGGTGAGGATGCAGGCGCAATCGGTCCCAAAGGAACAAAAGAAAAAGATATCAATCTATCAGTCGCTCTAAAACTGGCTAAAGTTCTGGAAGATGATGGATATGCAGTTTATCTGACAAGACATGATGATACTTTTATCCCGCTCGCTGATAGAGCAAAATTTGCAAATAAGGTATTAGCAGACCTGTTTGTAAGTATTCACTGTAATGCCTCAATCTCAGAGGAGACACGTGGATTTGAGATTTATTTTCTGTCTGAAAATGCGACTGACCGTGCTGCAGAGGCGGTTGCGAATATGGAAAACTCGGTTGTTGTTTTAGAAAAAGGATTATCAAAAGATAACAAAAAGGATATTGAAAAACTGCTACTTTCTATGGCGGTAAATGAGTTTATGAACGAGTCATCAGCGGTATGCGGATTTATCAATCAACAGGTTTGCAAAAACTTTTCCAACATAGAAAGCCGCGGTGTAAAACAGGCAAATTTTTTTGTTTTGCGTGGTGCGACAATGCCAGCAGTGCTTGTAGAACTCGCTTTTTTATCTCATTCTAAAGAAGAAAAATTATTAAAACAAAAAAAATTCCAAAAAAGAATAGTAGAAGCGATATACAATGGTATAAAAAAATATGAAAAACAGATTACAAAATAG
- the murI gene encoding glutamate racemase: protein MKNRLQNSPIGVFDSGVGGLTVVKELLKILPSENIIYFGDTARVPYGTKSKESVIKFSKEIADFLIQKHIKMLLVACNTASSVALDVLRKKIKIPVIGVIDSGVSAAVSFTKKNKIGVIGTEATIKSGAYKKQIKRISPNCKVVNRACPLFVPLVEEGWINKKITIEIAQEYLYPLRTFGVDTVILGCTHYPLIKEVIQKVLGNKITLVDSASTVSLKVKQILKNQKILNTDKKHGYLKFFVSDAPEKFKKLGKLFLNKKIVSVSKIDVG from the coding sequence ATGAAAAACAGATTACAAAATAGTCCAATAGGCGTTTTTGATTCAGGTGTAGGCGGGCTTACCGTTGTAAAAGAGTTGCTCAAGATACTGCCGTCTGAAAATATAATCTATTTTGGTGATACTGCACGGGTACCATATGGAACAAAGTCAAAAGAATCCGTGATAAAATTCTCAAAAGAAATTGCTGATTTCCTGATACAAAAACATATCAAGATGCTGCTTGTTGCCTGTAATACTGCATCTTCGGTAGCGTTAGATGTGCTACGCAAGAAGATAAAAATACCTGTAATTGGTGTTATTGATTCTGGTGTCTCTGCGGCTGTTTCCTTTACAAAAAAGAATAAAATTGGCGTGATTGGAACTGAAGCAACTATAAAAAGTGGTGCGTATAAAAAACAGATAAAAAGAATATCGCCAAACTGTAAGGTTGTAAATCGCGCCTGTCCGCTTTTTGTTCCGCTGGTTGAAGAGGGCTGGATAAATAAAAAAATTACAATTGAGATTGCACAAGAATATCTGTATCCGTTGAGAACATTTGGAGTTGATACTGTTATTCTTGGCTGCACACATTATCCGCTGATTAAAGAAGTTATTCAAAAGGTGCTCGGCAACAAAATTACACTTGTTGATTCTGCTTCAACAGTTTCTTTGAAAGTCAAGCAGATACTTAAGAACCAAAAGATATTGAATACTGATAAGAAGCATGGTTATCTAAAGTTTTTTGTATCGGATGCGCCTGAAAAATTCAAAAAATTAGGGAAGTTGTTTCTTAATAAAAAAATAGTAAGTGTATCTAAAATAGATGTTGGCTAA
- the aroC gene encoding chorismate synthase: MIRYVTAGESHGKCLTVILEGLPSGVELTEEFINTELARRQKGFGRGERMQSIEKDRVSITSGVRHGKTLGSPIAMTISNKDWENWKTIMSTEPEDYDEKFKLTRPRPGHADLAGVLKFNTDDTRNILERASARETAARVSAGAVCKKLLAEIGIKIVSFTKEIGGIKAPAIKLKPGDIEKIAESSPVRCLDKKAEELMISAIEKAQQNGDTLGGIFTVVVDKVPVGLGSHTQWDLKLDARLSYVMMSIQAVKGVEIGRGFDIARKLGSQVHDEIFYDNQIGYWRKSNNAGGIEGGISNGEQIIVRAAMKPIPSLKKSLQSVDIVTKEAIKAQIVRSDICAVPAACVIGEAVVAIEIARAFCEKFGGDSVDELKSNYSNYLDMLRNR, encoded by the coding sequence ATGATACGGTATGTTACAGCAGGTGAATCACATGGGAAGTGTCTTACTGTGATACTTGAAGGGCTTCCTTCAGGAGTTGAGTTGACTGAAGAGTTTATAAATACCGAACTTGCCCGTCGACAGAAAGGTTTCGGTCGCGGTGAAAGGATGCAATCAATTGAAAAAGACAGGGTTTCTATTACATCGGGTGTCCGACATGGAAAAACGCTAGGATCTCCTATTGCAATGACAATATCAAACAAAGACTGGGAAAACTGGAAGACAATAATGTCAACCGAACCAGAAGATTACGATGAAAAGTTTAAGTTAACCCGTCCGCGACCTGGTCATGCGGATTTAGCAGGTGTGTTAAAATTTAATACTGATGATACTCGCAACATTTTAGAACGGGCTTCTGCACGAGAAACCGCTGCACGGGTTAGTGCTGGTGCAGTCTGCAAAAAATTGTTGGCTGAAATTGGTATAAAAATCGTTTCGTTCACTAAGGAGATTGGTGGTATCAAAGCACCTGCGATAAAACTCAAACCCGGTGATATAGAAAAAATTGCTGAAAGTTCGCCTGTACGATGTCTTGATAAAAAAGCAGAAGAGTTGATGATTTCAGCAATTGAAAAAGCACAACAGAATGGTGATACGCTTGGCGGGATTTTTACAGTAGTCGTTGATAAAGTACCTGTCGGGCTGGGAAGCCATACACAGTGGGACTTAAAGCTTGATGCGCGGCTCAGTTATGTGATGATGTCAATTCAGGCAGTAAAAGGGGTTGAGATAGGCCGCGGGTTTGATATAGCAAGAAAACTTGGCTCTCAGGTTCATGATGAAATTTTTTATGATAATCAGATTGGCTACTGGCGAAAATCAAATAATGCGGGTGGTATAGAAGGCGGTATCTCTAATGGTGAACAGATAATAGTTCGGGCAGCAATGAAACCAATCCCGTCGTTAAAGAAATCACTTCAATCGGTTGACATAGTAACAAAAGAGGCAATTAAGGCACAAATTGTTCGGTCTGATATATGTGCTGTCCCGGCAGCCTGCGTTATTGGTGAAGCGGTTGTCGCTATTGAAATTGCAAGAGCGTTTTGTGAAAAGTTTGGTGGTGATTCTGTAGATGAACTAAAATCAAACTATTCAAATTATCTTGATATGTTAAGAAACAGGTAG